A stretch of DNA from Candidatus Saccharibacteria bacterium oral taxon 488:
ATCTTGTACGCTCATGCCGGCCTCGATGTCGCCGATGTCGTCTGATTCGTCTAAGTAAACTTGGTCGTCGTCATCGTCGTCGCTTACGGCTTGTGGCACAGTCTTATCAGCTGGGCCGCTTGAAGCAATGACATGCTCAGCGTCAACCACGCCACCCTCATCAAGCAGGTCAACCCGAAGGCCCAAGCCCTGCAGTTCCTTGACGAGCACGTTGAAGGATTCTGGCAGTTTCGGCCCGACGATTGGTTCGTCCTTGATGATAGACTCGTAGGCCTTGGCACGGCCATAGACGTCGTCAGACTTGATGGTTAGCATTTCCTGCAAGGTTGCAGCGGCACCGTAGGCCTCCAATGCCCAGACCTCCATCTCGCCGAAGCGCTGACCACCGTTTTGCGCTTTACCACCGAGTGGCTGCTGGGTGACCATGGTGTACGGGCCAGTTGAACGAGCGTGAATCTTGTCAGACACCATGTGGTGCAATTTGATCATGTGCATGACACCAACTGTGGTACGTTCCTCGAACGCCTCACCGGTGCGACCATCAAAGAGTTGTGATTTACCATCGCGGGCAAATCCTGCTTTTTCTAATTCATCAGAAATCGTCGCTGACGGCACACCATCAAACGATGGGGTTGCCACGCGGTAGCCCAAGGCCTTTGCTGCCATACCGAGGTGCGTTTCAAACAGCTGACCGAGGTTCATGCGGCTCGGCACACCCAGCGGGTTTAAGATCACGTCAACTGGTGTACCATCCTCCATGAATGGCATATCCTCGACCGGCAGTACCCGTGCGACCACACCCTTGTTACCGAAGCGGCCGGCCATCTTGTCACCGACGCCAATTTTGCGCATCTGTGCCACAAAGATTTGGATTTGCATCAACACGCCGGCCTTGAGCTCGTGGCCATTCTCGCGGCTAAAGATCTTGACACCGACGACCTTGCCGCCACCAGCATTGTTCATGCGCTGCGAGGTATCGCGCACGTCCTTGGCTTTTTCACCAAAGATGGCGCGCAGCAGACGCTCCTCAGAGCTGAGTTCCTGCTCGCCCTTTGGTGTAATCTTACCGACCAGCACGTCACCGGCCTTGACCTCAGAACCGATTTGCACGATACCGTTTTCATCAAGGTGGCGCAGACTATCCTCCGACACATTCGGAATGTCGCGGGTGACGATCTCTGGGCCGAGCTTGGTCTCGCGAACCTCCACGTTATAATCCTTGATGTTAATACTGGTCAAGCGATCGTCCTCCACCAAGCGGCGGCTGAGGATAATCGCGTCCTCCATGTTGTAGCCGCCCCACGGCATAAAGGCCACCGTCAGGTTCCGTCCCAGCGCGATCTCGCCCTCGGCAATCGACGCACCCTCGACGAGGATGTCGCCTTGCTTGACCGTATCGCCACGGGCTACGCGAACCTTTTGGTTGTAGCAGCGATCGTCATTATTCTTGACAAAGTGCCGTAGCGTATAGACCTTGACGCCATCAGCGTACTTGACATGAATTTCGTCAGCGTCAGCCCGCACCACTTCGCCATCAGCCTCGGCCTGGATCAGGTGGCCACTATTCTCGGCCACCGCCTGCTCAATGCCAGTACCAACAACCGCTGGCTCTGGCGTGAGCAGCGGCACTGCTTGGCGCTGCATGTTCGAGCCGGTCAAGGCGCGGTCAACACGGGTTTTCTCAATAAATGGCACCAGCGCCGCCGTCGAGCCGAGGATCTGCTTGTGAGCAGCGTCCATAAAGGTAACTTCTTCGACGTCAACCTGACCTGGCTGGAGGAATTTGCGGGCGCTGACGCGGCTGTCGGTGAACGACTTGTCATCATTCAAGCGCGCCCCGGCATCAGCGATAACTTCGCTGGCTTCCTGAGCGGCATCCAGATAGACCACTTCGTCTGTCACCCGACCATCAGTGACGCGCAGGTACGGCGTCTCGATAAAGCCATACTCATTGACCCGCGCGTAGGTAGCCAAGTTCAGCACCAGACCAACGTTGGCACCCTCTGGCGTCTCCACCGAACAGATGCGGCCGTAGTGCGTTGGGTGAGCGTCGCGCACGTCAAATCCAGCGCGCTCACGACTCAGACCACCAGGGCCCATCGAGCTCAATCGGCGCTTGTGGCTGAGCTCGGACAGTGGATTAACCTCATCAAGGAGCTGACTCAGCTGCGAGCTGGTAAAGAACTCGCGCACTGCTGCTACCACTGGCCGCGCATTGATCAATTGGCTCGGCGTGACGTTCTCCATATCGGCCACGCTCATCCGGTCCATGGCGTTGCGCTGCATCCTGAGCATACCGACGCGGAACTGACGGGCAATCAGCTCGCCGACTAACTTGACGCGGCGATTACTCAGCGCATCGATGTCATCAGCTGGCTCCTGGGTGTTGTTGAGGCGAATAATCTCGCGGATGATGGCCACTAGGTCGCTCATCTGGAAGATACGATTCTCAGCGGTGTTAGCAACGTCGAGACCCAGGCGCTGGTTCATCTTGTACCGGCCAACTCGACTATAATCAAATCGCTTGAAATCAAAGAACATTCGCTCAATCATCTGGCGCGCATTATCAACTGTCGCCAAGTCGCCCGGCCGCAGGCGACGATAGACTTCGATCAGCGCTTCATTGGCGCCACGCGCAGTATCTTTCTCGAGCGTTTCCTGAATGTAGCTGGTCTCGCCCGTATCAATGTCGGCAAACAGTTCGCGAATTTCCGAAGTTTTTGGATGACCCAAAGCCCGCAGCAATGTCGTCACTGGCAATTTACGGCGGCGGTCAATCTTGACGTAAATCGTGCCATTAGTCGCCGTTTCAAACTCCAGCCAGGCACCACGACCTGGGATCATCTTGGCACCGTAATAGTTACGACCAGCCACGGTGTCAGCGGTAAAGAACACACCGGCCGAGCGGATCAACTGGCTAACCACCACGCGCTCCGTACCGTTGATGATAAAGGTGCCGCGCTCAGTCATCCATGGATAATCGCCGAGGTAGATTTCCTGCTCCTTGACTTCACCCGTGACTTTGTTAGTCAATTCAACGGTTGCGTGCAGTGGCGCTTCAAACGTCAAATTGTTTTCCTTGGCAAACTGATCGGTGGTCTTTGGCTCATCAAAATGATAACTGCCGAACCGCAGCGCCAACTTCTGACCAGTGTAGTCGTCAATTGGGTTAATTTCTGAAAAGATTTCGCTCAAACCATCCTCGACGAACCAGCGCCACGAGTCCTCTTGGTGAGCGATGAGATTTGGCATGGCGATCGCACTGTCTGTTCCAGTGAAAAAGACGCGCGCGCCACGAGTGGTCTGTTGAGCCACAGGCGTTACTCCTCGCATTGATTATAATTGGTGATCACGGCCGGAAGATCTCTTAGTCTCAGCACGAGCCCGAGGTTTGCCCGCCCATCAAGCTCGCCCCTCGCTAAAACTACACTACTTCACTGTGACACATTATGACGCATGGGGCGACGAATTGCAAGAGAAAATCAACGAATTATGCCGGTACCTGTGGCACGAATGCTATCAAGAATCCACTCGTGCACTTCCTTCGGCGTGCCGGTGGCTGACAATAGCGGGATATTTCGCTCGGCGGCGATGGCCTCATAGGCGTGGTTAACTCTGTCCTGAAACGACTGCTCACGCGACTCAAATGTATCAGGATGAGTGATGCGCCCGCGCTCCGCGATGCGCTGCTGGCGCTGGGTGTCGCTGAGCGTCAAGACCACCATCGCGTCCGGCTGCAGATATCGCACATCGGTAAATAACTTTGTCATCCGCATGATCTCCTCCGTATCCAGCCCATCGCCATAGCCCTGATAAGCCAGTGTCGAGATGTAATTACGCGCGCTGAGGACGATCTCGCCGCGCTGCAGAGCTGGCTGAATCTTTTCGCGCCACAACTCCCGCCGCGCCGCTGAGAACAACGCTAGGTTAATTTCACTGGAACGTACTAGGTCGCCATTCTTAACGATGCGCCTCAGTTCATTGGCTACCGGCGTCGACTTTTCTGGATCGTCGCTGCCTGGCTCTTCGACCACACACACGACGCGGCCGCGCGCCTGAAAATAATCCGCCAGCATGGCTACTTGGGTTGACTTGCCCGTGCCGTCGTTGCCTTCGATGACGATGTATCGACCGGGACGGTTCATTTGATACCCTCGCCTAGGCCATTAATAATCGCCGGAGCATGACGCCGATCCTTGAACGCCCGCGGCAGCATCGTTTCTGGCCGCCAACTATGGATAAGCTCAGCGAGGTCGTCGGTGTGCTGATACTTGCCGCTCATGCCGCCACGCCCGTCAGCATAGCCACCATCAACCGGCCCGGTATGGTGGAAAATTAATTGCCCGATGCGCTCGCCAACTGGCAGTACCACGCTTTCATGCTTGTTCAAATTGTAAATCTCGAGCGTAATCCGATTGATATAACCCGGGTCGATCCAACCCGCGTCAAAACACACCGCCACACCATTACGGCCCCACGAGCTGCGGCTCTTCACCTCAGCCGCGCCGCCATGCGCCCGAATGCCCACGAACTCATGGGTATGCGCCAAAATCCGCTCGCCAGGACGCAGTACAATGATCGGATGCTCATCCGGAATATTACGAAACCGCGTAAAGCCGTTATGTTCGCACCACTCGGCATGTGGTATCGCCATCAGCGGCCCCTTGAAATACCGCGCCACCTCCGCTTCGTCAAATGGATTATAAACGCTTGACTGATCATCAAATTCCTGCTTATAAAAATAATGCCCCAGCGTAAAATCCAGGCTGGCTTCGGACACATTGTCCGGAGTAAACGGCGTACAGACAATCGTCCCCTCCTCGATCGCCGCCAAAATTTCCCGGTTTGAATACACGCTCATGCCGCGCCTCCTCTTGTTTATCTTACCTCACTCCCCCGAGTGATTCTATTA
This window harbors:
- a CDS encoding DNA-directed RNA polymerase subunit beta; amino-acid sequence: MRGVTPVAQQTTRGARVFFTGTDSAIAMPNLIAHQEDSWRWFVEDGLSEIFSEINPIDDYTGQKLALRFGSYHFDEPKTTDQFAKENNLTFEAPLHATVELTNKVTGEVKEQEIYLGDYPWMTERGTFIINGTERVVVSQLIRSAGVFFTADTVAGRNYYGAKMIPGRGAWLEFETATNGTIYVKIDRRRKLPVTTLLRALGHPKTSEIRELFADIDTGETSYIQETLEKDTARGANEALIEVYRRLRPGDLATVDNARQMIERMFFDFKRFDYSRVGRYKMNQRLGLDVANTAENRIFQMSDLVAIIREIIRLNNTQEPADDIDALSNRRVKLVGELIARQFRVGMLRMQRNAMDRMSVADMENVTPSQLINARPVVAAVREFFTSSQLSQLLDEVNPLSELSHKRRLSSMGPGGLSRERAGFDVRDAHPTHYGRICSVETPEGANVGLVLNLATYARVNEYGFIETPYLRVTDGRVTDEVVYLDAAQEASEVIADAGARLNDDKSFTDSRVSARKFLQPGQVDVEEVTFMDAAHKQILGSTAALVPFIEKTRVDRALTGSNMQRQAVPLLTPEPAVVGTGIEQAVAENSGHLIQAEADGEVVRADADEIHVKYADGVKVYTLRHFVKNNDDRCYNQKVRVARGDTVKQGDILVEGASIAEGEIALGRNLTVAFMPWGGYNMEDAIILSRRLVEDDRLTSINIKDYNVEVRETKLGPEIVTRDIPNVSEDSLRHLDENGIVQIGSEVKAGDVLVGKITPKGEQELSSEERLLRAIFGEKAKDVRDTSQRMNNAGGGKVVGVKIFSRENGHELKAGVLMQIQIFVAQMRKIGVGDKMAGRFGNKGVVARVLPVEDMPFMEDGTPVDVILNPLGVPSRMNLGQLFETHLGMAAKALGYRVATPSFDGVPSATISDELEKAGFARDGKSQLFDGRTGEAFEERTTVGVMHMIKLHHMVSDKIHARSTGPYTMVTQQPLGGKAQNGGQRFGEMEVWALEAYGAAATLQEMLTIKSDDVYGRAKAYESIIKDEPIVGPKLPESFNVLVKELQGLGLRVDLLDEGGVVDAEHVIASSGPADKTVPQAVSDDDDDDQVYLDESDDIGDIEAGMSVQDIDEVEEIKEEA
- the tmk gene encoding dTMP kinase; amino-acid sequence: MNRPGRYIVIEGNDGTGKSTQVAMLADYFQARGRVVCVVEEPGSDDPEKSTPVANELRRIVKNGDLVRSSEINLALFSAARRELWREKIQPALQRGEIVLSARNYISTLAYQGYGDGLDTEEIMRMTKLFTDVRYLQPDAMVVLTLSDTQRQQRIAERGRITHPDTFESREQSFQDRVNHAYEAIAAERNIPLLSATGTPKEVHEWILDSIRATGTGIIR
- the dcd gene encoding dCTP deaminase; translation: MSVYSNREILAAIEEGTIVCTPFTPDNVSEASLDFTLGHYFYKQEFDDQSSVYNPFDEAEVARYFKGPLMAIPHAEWCEHNGFTRFRNIPDEHPIIVLRPGERILAHTHEFVGIRAHGGAAEVKSRSSWGRNGVAVCFDAGWIDPGYINRITLEIYNLNKHESVVLPVGERIGQLIFHHTGPVDGGYADGRGGMSGKYQHTDDLAELIHSWRPETMLPRAFKDRRHAPAIINGLGEGIK